A genomic window from Salvia miltiorrhiza cultivar Shanhuang (shh) chromosome 5, IMPLAD_Smil_shh, whole genome shotgun sequence includes:
- the LOC131026545 gene encoding putative late blight resistance protein homolog R1A-10 isoform X2 — protein MAAYGAATSLKNTIQRILQSSRISLVSHSPEILLPAYDEMDRLQRVLLLLDNTSYSKIRTKVNAADERIKEAVWEFEDLLESSILHHILPQLESRSGGEKDTLSLSVDLQSLQHSVGGFVEMVKMMKVEYVIELESMPEEEGEPISSRIYFGGIKSKMVGLSDHFEKAKDHLLEENNKKPYSIMGMAGVGKTTLAKRIFEDPSIQRHFEFRAWVKVGRKCESDELLRCILAQVDPSSYPVLTQEDVDEEEIVELLRERLKGKKCLIVLDDVWDKEVDCLTNCLREKNIVGMIRFLLTSRQQTIYTEDGYQRVRLLNVEESKELLGEKVFGEDGFPLQLAELGEKIAKKCEGLPLMIVTVAELLSKADKTPEYWTEVLKQHSPLFMDAYNQISEVLFPSYDYLPQHLKMFFLYMGAFRPYLDIHPLQIKTLLSVEGFLEPIGLESFEDFSNTCLRKLLMWYHLVLDTTTCWWEGKFRVHSCWQYLCKVEASRIKFVHVLQSCDDVIKDQRRLSAHWNSLLCFKQVYDSIKSDCASTVRSLLCLGPYHQYPVPIHEMGFKLLRVLHAIRVRFYHIPIEILKLVCLRYLSLSCNGELPPSISNLFHLQFLIIDRHMTIKKRGVQSYMPVQIWDMQELEHLEIWGKDLPTPNSDATLNKLITLNGVSANSCTREVLKRIPNLKSLGIDLELKPYDDDDDERNPLSCLGYISQLLNLDRLEYWVINPEIKYECNTISHSMFPSSLKVLSLRGLGYPWKCMNDIGSMLPNLEALSLECYAFQGPNWEVESGGFLKLTSLRIEDTDLVQWRPQRGSFPKLRRLSLQHCYKLQQLDWPCDHSWITTIELVDCNPLVVACANQLKDMFFFELTVDSSF, from the coding sequence ATGGCAGCTTATGGTGCAGCGACTTCTCTCAAGAATACAATTCAGCGTATTCTACAATCGTCTCGCATTTCCCTCGTTTCCCACTCTCCAGAAATCTTACTACCCGCCTATGATGAGATGGATCGCTTGCAGAGAGTTCTGCTATTATTGGACAACACCAGCTACAGCAAGATCAGGACGAAGGTGAATGCTGCGGATGAACGAATCAAAGAAGCAGTTTGGGAATTCGAAGATTTACTTGAATCCAGTATCTTACATCACATTCTTCCACAACTCGAAAGCAGATCGGGTGGCGAGAAAGACACCTTGTCACTCTCTGTAGATCTGCAGAGTCTGCAACATAGCGTTGGTGGCTTCGTCGAGATGGTGAAGATGATGAAGGTGGAGTACGTCATTGAATTGGAGAGTATGCCAGAAGAAGAAGGCGAGCCTATTTCctcaagaatttattttggtggAATCAAGTCAAAGATGGTCGGATTATCCGATCATTTTGAAAAAGCCAAAGATCATCTTCTTGAAGAAAATAACAAGAAACCCTATTCAATTATGGGGATGGCAGGCGTTGGAAAGACAACTCTTGCTAAGCGTATTTTTGAAGATCCATCTATCCAGAGACATTTCGAGTTTCGAGCATGGGTCAAAGTAGGAAGAAAATGTGAATCTGATGAACTATTACGATGCATTCTAGCTCAAGTCGATCCTAGCTCTTACCCAGTGCTTACCCAAGAAGATGTTGATGAGGAGGAAATAGTTGAACTCTTGAGAGAAAGATTAAAGGGTAAGAAATGTCTCATTGTGTTGGATGATGTATGGGACAAAGAAGTAGATTGCTTGACAAATTGCTTGCGAGAAAAGAATATTGTTGGAATGATTCGATTCTTACTTACAAGTAGACAACAAACAATATACACGGAGGATGGGTACCAAAGAGTGCGCTTGTTGAATGTTGAAGAAAGTAAGGAATTACTTGGTGAGAAGGTGTTTGGCGAAGATGGTTTCCCACTTCAACTTGCAGAATTGGGAGAGAAGATTGCCAAGAAATGTGAAGGTCTTCCTCTTATGATAGTCACGGTTGCAGAGCTCCTATCAAAAGCCGACAAGACCCCAGAATATTGGACTGAGGTACTCAAACAACATAGTCCACTCTTCATGGatgcatataatcaaatatcagaGGTACTTTTTCCAAGCTATGACTACTTACCCCAACATTTAAAAATGTTTTTTCTCTATATGGGAGCTTTCCGTCCATATCTTGATATCCATCCACTCCAGATCAAAACTCTGTTGAGTGTTGAGGGATTTCTTGAACCGATTGGTTTAGAAAGTTTTGAAGATTTTTCCAATACATGCTTGAGAAAGCTTCTTATGTGGTATCATCTTGTTCTCGACACAACAACTTGTTGGTGGGAGGGAAAGTTTCGCGTGCATTCTTGCTGGCAATACTTGTGTAAGGTAGAAGCTAGTAGGATCAAGTTTGTGCATGTCTTACAAAGTTGTGATGATGTTATAAAAGACCAACGCCGGTTGAGTGCCCATTGGAATAGTTTATTATGCTTCAAACAAGTGTATGATTCAATAAAAAGTGATTGTGCATCCACTGTCCGTTCTCTCCTTTGTTTGGGTCCTTATCACCAATATCCAGTCCCAATACATGAAATGGGTTTCAAGTTGCTTAGGGTACTACATGCTATTCGTGTCCGATTTTATCATATCccaattgaaattttgaaactaGTTTGTCTGCGATACCTTTCTCTAAGTTGCAACGGCGAGCTCCCTCCTTCCATATCCAACCTTTTTCACCTTCAATTCTTGATTATTGATAGACATATGACCATTAAAAAGCGTGGTGTTCAGTCATATATGCCTGTGCAAATTTGGGACATGCAAGAACTAGAGCATCTTGAGATTTGGGGAAAGGACCTACCAACCCCTAATTCTGATGCTACCTTGAACAAACTCATCACGCTTAATGGTGTGAGTGCAAACAGTTGTACAAGGGAAGTTCTCAAAAGAATTCCTAATTTAAAGTCATTAGGGATTGATCTGGAGTTGAAACCttatgacgatgatgatgatgaaagaAATCCATTGAGTTGCTTGGGTTATATATCACAACTTCTGAATTTGGacagacttgaatattgggtcATAAATCCCGAGATAAAGTATGAGTGCAATACGATTTCTCATTCAATGTTTCCATCAAGTCTCAAAGTTTTAAGTTTGAGAGGGTTGGGGTATCCTTGGAAGTGTATGAATGACATTGGTTCAATGCTGCCAAATCTCGAGGCCCTCTCATTAGAATGCTATGCCTTTCAAGGCCCAAACTGGGAAGTAGAATCAGGGGGTTTCTTGAAACTTACTAGTCTTCGAATTGAAGACACCGATTTAGTGCAATGGAGACCTCAACGTGGAAGCTTCCCGAAGCTTCGTAGACTAAGCTTGCAACATTGTTACAAATTACAACAACTCGATTGGCCATGTGATCACTCTTGGATCACGACCATTGAATTAGTCGACTGCAATCCGTTAGTTGTCGCTTGTGCCAATCAATTAAAAgacatgtttttctttgaactTACTGTTGATTCTTCTTTTTGA